A window from Kluyveromyces lactis strain NRRL Y-1140 chromosome E complete sequence encodes these proteins:
- a CDS encoding uncharacterized protein (some similarities with uniprot|Q12398 Saccharomyces cerevisiae YOR032C) translates to MPLSDYAYANDKRTDDQVPGHVSGSVPGPGSQLSPLVSSSNALMNSDQLASVQQQQQQQQQHPNTYSNQNNNTAAGVPFSNLPQNTYKVTKASGPNANTGVGNNPNAVFNAAVTGLPVLPAIPGFTNHGALMTPLAPTVSGGGGAAVNHSGNTSSGHNDSEKKYRNNINTHFQFLRNSVPTLRWCDDNSIPVESLEGLAPPSKVNKVQILSKSHEYIKHLERKNSLLQQENEQLRMQLAQFMPGHHNSPGSPNMNHNSIMVPKQHQQPQQQSQQKQQQQRQQQQRQQQQQQPQQSNIQPQYQGNLQGSQSHSVTPPSSTKPSISSGPFYRQPGQVQGAHPSQGQGLIQSHGQGPSQQHSMYAIPPAPMHNHPSQQNYQFMKYQSYYQQPPHQNLDE, encoded by the coding sequence ATGCCTTTGTCTGATTATGCATACGCAAACGATAAAAGGACGGACGATCAAGTACCCGGACATGTATCAGGATCTGTTCCAGGACCAGGAAGCCAATTGAGTCCTTTGGTGTCCTCTTCTAATGCATTGATGAACAGCGATCAATTGGCTTCTgttcagcagcagcagcagcagcagcagcagcatcCAAATACCTACAGCAACCAGAACAACAACACCGCTGCTGGTGTTCCCTTTTCCAATCTGCCGCAGAATACATATAAGGTGACAAAAGCCTCAGGGCCCAACGCCAATACTGGCGTTGGAAACAACCCGAACGCTGTGTTTAACGCTGCAGTGACTGGGCTTCCCGTGCTCCCTGCGATCCCAGGATTTACGAACCACGGTGCGTTAATGACTCCATTGGCTCCCACGGTTtctggtggtggtggtgctgCTGTGAACCATTCGGGGAACACCTCCTCGGGTCATAACGATAGTGAGAAAAAGTATCGGAACAACATTAACACTCATTTCCAGTTTTTGAGAAACTCGGTACCGACACTTCGATGGTGTGACGATAACTCTATTCCTGTGGAATCGCTAGAAGGGTTGGCTCCACCTTCGAAAGTCAACAAGGTTCAAATTTTGTCAAAATCTCATGAGTACATCAAACATTTGGAACGCAAGAACAGTCTGCTGCAACAGGAAAATGAACAGTTGCGGATGCAGTTGGCTCAGTTCATGCCGGGCCATCACAACAGTCCTGGATCTCCAAACATGAACCACAATTCCATAATGGTCCCTAAACAGCATCAGCAGCCGCAACAACAGTCGCAACagaaacagcaacagcaacggcagcaacagcaacggcagcaacagcagcagcaaccACAACAAAGTAATATCCAACCCCAGTACCAGGGGAATTTACAAGGCTCACAAAGTCATTCGGTGACTCCTCCTTCATCCACTAAGCCTTCAATTTCGTCGGGTCCTTTCTACCGCCAACCGGGGCAGGTTCAAGGAGCACACCCATCACAAGGCCAGGGATTAATTCAGAGTCATGGGCAAGGTCCATCTCAACAGCATTCAATGTACGCAATTCCTCCCGCACCAATGCATAACCATCCTTCACAACAGAATTATCAATTCatgaaatatcaaagttACTATCAACAACCACCCCACCAAAACCTGGATGAATAA
- a CDS encoding uncharacterized protein (highly similar to uniprot|P15731 Saccharomyces cerevisiae YBR082C UBC4 Ubiquitin-conjugating enzyme that mediates degradation of short-lived and abnormal proteins interacts with E3-CaM in ubiquitinating calmodulin interacts with many SCF ubiquitin protein ligases component of the cellular stress response), which yields MSSLKRITKELNDLGRDPPTSCSAGPVGDDVYHWQASIMGPPDSPYAGGVFFLSIHFPTDYPFKPPKISFTTKIYHPNINANGNICLDILKDQWSPALTISKVLLSICSLLTDANPDDPLVPEIAHLYKTDRAKYEATAREWTKKYAI from the exons atgtCTTCTTTAAAGCGTATTACTAAAGAACTTAATGATTTGGGAAG AGACCCCCCAACTTCATGCTCTGCTGGTCCAGTAGGTGATGATGTATATCACTGGCAAGCCTCTATCATGGGTCCTCCAGATTCCCCATATGCAGGCGGTGTTTTCTTCCTATCAATCCATTTCCCAACAGATTACCCCTTCAAACCACCAAAGATCTCTTTCACCACTAAGATCTACCACCCAAATATCAACGCTAATGGTAACATCTGTCTAGATATCCTAAAAGATCAATGGTCTCCAGCTTTAACTATCTCTAAGGTCTTGTTGTCCATTTGTTCTCTTCTAACAGACGCTAACCCTGATGATCCTTTGGTCCCTGAAATCGCTCATTTGTATAAGACCGATAGAGCTAAGTACGAGGCTACTGCTAGAGAATGGACTAAGAAGTATGctatttga